In Streptomyces sp. DG2A-72, one genomic interval encodes:
- a CDS encoding response regulator transcription factor has translation MIRVLLVDDQPLIRSGFRALLDLEEDIEVVAEAADGTEGLALIKEQLPDVALIDIQMPVMDGIEATRRIAADPALAGVHVVMLTNYGMDEYVFEALRAGAAGFLVKDIVPEDLLHAVRVAARGDALLAPSITRKLIHRYVTQPLPTTGAALTELTGREREAVALVAQGLSNDQIADRMVISPMTAKTHINRAMTKLHTRDRAQLVVLAYESGLVTPRNH, from the coding sequence ATGATCCGTGTCCTGCTGGTCGACGACCAGCCGCTCATCCGCAGCGGCTTCCGCGCGCTGCTCGACCTCGAGGAGGACATCGAGGTGGTGGCCGAGGCCGCCGACGGCACGGAGGGCTTGGCACTCATCAAGGAGCAGTTGCCCGACGTCGCGCTCATCGACATCCAGATGCCGGTCATGGACGGCATCGAGGCGACCCGGCGCATCGCCGCGGACCCCGCCCTGGCCGGTGTGCACGTCGTCATGCTGACCAACTACGGCATGGACGAGTACGTCTTCGAAGCGCTGCGCGCCGGTGCCGCCGGGTTTCTGGTCAAGGACATCGTGCCGGAGGACCTTCTGCACGCCGTACGGGTCGCCGCCCGCGGCGACGCCCTGCTCGCCCCGTCCATCACCCGCAAGCTGATCCACCGGTACGTCACCCAGCCCCTCCCCACCACCGGCGCTGCGCTTACGGAGCTGACCGGCCGGGAACGCGAAGCGGTCGCCCTGGTCGCACAGGGCCTGTCGAATGACCAGATCGCCGACCGCATGGTGATCAGCCCGATGACCGCGAAGACCCACATCAACCGGGCGATGACCAAACTCCACACCCGCGACCGTGCCCAACTCGTCGTCCTCGCCTACGAGTCCGGTCTGGTCACCCCGCGCAACCACTGA
- a CDS encoding acyl-CoA dehydrogenase family protein: protein MTTAPHPLVARARQLAADVLAPEAERVDREGLPVSHIEAVKRSGLLGVSAPEQYGGSAAPAAVAREIAEILAGACCSTWFVQTQHYTPVKLLADSRLPVRERLLSPLATGELLAGIAYAHVRAFPRIPVRATAERGGWRFDGTVPWYTGWGLNDVMLLAGVTETGEVVFAFTEAREQPGLRPSDPMRLAALTAARTVSLRLAGLWLPEETVVLRTPHEKFAQIDLPRATNTNPAVFGIAYAALALLDADTETASALRARLDDVRAEAYALADHPVPHEHIEERLTLKTRAYDLMRAATTAAIVAGGGRAMDLRSPAQRLAREGMFLLVQGQTAGVRRAHLDRLSG from the coding sequence ATGACCACCGCACCCCACCCGCTCGTCGCCCGTGCCCGACAGCTCGCCGCCGACGTCCTGGCGCCTGAGGCAGAGCGCGTCGACCGGGAAGGCCTGCCGGTGAGCCACATCGAGGCGGTCAAGCGGTCCGGGCTGCTCGGGGTGAGCGCGCCCGAGCAGTACGGCGGCTCGGCCGCGCCCGCCGCGGTGGCCCGGGAGATCGCGGAGATCCTGGCCGGGGCGTGCTGCTCGACCTGGTTCGTGCAGACCCAGCACTACACGCCGGTGAAGCTCCTGGCCGACTCCCGACTGCCCGTCCGGGAGCGGCTGCTCAGCCCACTGGCGACCGGTGAGCTGCTCGCCGGGATCGCGTACGCGCACGTCCGCGCCTTCCCGAGGATCCCGGTACGGGCCACCGCCGAGCGCGGCGGCTGGCGCTTCGACGGCACCGTGCCCTGGTACACCGGCTGGGGTCTGAACGACGTGATGCTGCTCGCCGGTGTCACGGAGACGGGCGAGGTGGTGTTCGCGTTCACCGAGGCACGCGAGCAGCCAGGGCTGCGCCCGTCGGACCCGATGCGGCTCGCGGCACTCACCGCCGCCCGCACCGTGTCGTTGCGGCTGGCCGGGCTGTGGCTGCCCGAGGAGACGGTAGTGCTGCGCACACCGCACGAGAAGTTCGCGCAGATCGACCTGCCCCGCGCCACCAACACCAACCCGGCCGTCTTCGGGATCGCGTACGCGGCACTCGCCCTGCTCGACGCGGATACGGAGACGGCATCCGCTCTGCGCGCCCGCCTCGACGATGTGCGTGCTGAGGCGTACGCCCTCGCCGACCACCCCGTGCCGCACGAGCACATAGAGGAACGGCTGACCCTCAAGACACGGGCGTACGATCTGATGCGCGCGGCGACGACCGCCGCGATCGTCGCCGGAGGCGGACGCGCCATGGACCTGCGCAGCCCTGCCCAACGGCTCGCGCGCGAGGGGATGTTCCTGCTGGTGCAGGGGCAGACGGCCGGGGTGCGCAGGGCGCACCTCGACCGGCTGTCCGGCTGA